The sequence below is a genomic window from Silene latifolia isolate original U9 population chromosome 7, ASM4854445v1, whole genome shotgun sequence.
GACTATATTCAATCTTCAGACACACTTATGTTTGGTCAGGTTATTGAAAAGCCAGCTGCTGATCTCGAAGAAGCTCAAACCAATGATGTTGAAGCACCCCGGGCCGTAGAGATTGCCGAGTTACTTAGCACAGAAAAAACTAAGTCAGAGACTGATATTGTTTCCAAAGAACAGGAACCTTCTGATGATGAGAAGGCTAGTTCTGTTAATGGGGAAGGGGAGAAACCAAGTCAGCGTTCATATGCTAGTGTTCTAGTTGACGGGCCTGATTCAACTGCCTCTGATGAGAACCTGCTTGACCAAACCAGAATGGAAGCTGAGAATGAAATTCATAATACCCAAgagaaagatgatgatgaaggcTCAGCTACAGATGAGGAGGATGGTCTCGTGTACTTTGGAAATGGAAGTTCTTCTAGAAAGGATATAGAGGAATTGGAAACTCATGATAGTTCTGAGATGATTGATGGTCAGGTTGTCACAGATACCGATGAAGGTGATTCTGATGAGGAAGGAGAGGGAAATGAGCTTTTTGATTCAGCTGCGTTAGCTGCTTTGTTGAAAGCTGCAACTGGTGCAGGAACAGATCCTGGCACCATCACTGTAAGATCGCAAGACGGATCTCGCCTTTTTTCTTTGGAGCGCCCCGTTGGCTTGGAACCATCACTTCGGTCTGCCAGGCCTACCACTGGTTCCACCAATTCAGGTTTCTTTAATCCCACAAATTTTGCTCCTCCGCCAGAAGAGAACCTTAGTGAAGAAGACAAGAAGAAGCTGCAGAATTTACAGCAATTAAAGGTGAAGTTCTTAAGGCTGGTTCAGAGAGTTGGTTTTACCGCTGAACATTCCTTAGCAGCACAAGTTCTATATAAACTAGCAGTTTTTGCTGGGAGACCTGTAAGTCCAGCCTATAGTCTTGATAACGCAAAGCAGACAGCTGCGCAGCTTGAAGCTGAGGGGAAAGAGTTGGACTTCTCCTTGAACATCCTGGTTCTTGGGAAGTCAGGTGTTGGGAAGAGCGCCATTATCAACTCTATATTAGGTGAAGAGAAGGTCAAAGTTAATGCATTTGAGACTGAAACAACTTCTGTAAACGCGGTCTATGGAGATGTCGATGGTGTCAAAATTCGGTTCATTGATGCACCTGGTCTCAGATCATCGGCAGTGGAGCAGGGTTATAATCGTAAGGTCTTGGCATCGGTCAAGAAGCTCACAAACAAATATCCTCCAGATGTCATGTTCTACGTGGATCGCCTGGACTCACAGACAAGAGATCTTAATGATCTACCCTTGTTAAAGACAATAACTAATTCACTTGGTGCTTCAATTTGGCGGAATGCCATTATCACTCTTACTCATGCTTCTTCCGCACCTCCAGATGGGCAATCTGGCACTCTGAGTTATGAGGTGTTGGTGGCACAACGTAGCCATATTGTTCAGCAGTTAATAGGTCAAGCTGTTGGTGAAATGCGTTTGATGAATCTAAATATGACGAACCCTGTTTCTCTTGTTGAGAATCACTCTGCCTGTCGAAAGAATCGGGAAGGCCAGAAGATACTTCCCAATGGCCAAGCATGGAGGCCACAATTACTATTGTTGTGCTACTCGGTCAAAATCTTCTCAGAAGCTAATGCTAGCTCAAAAACTCAAGATGCTTTTGACCCTAGAAAGCTCTTTGGTTTCCGTTCCCGGTCTCCGCCACTCCCTTATTTGCTGTCTTCATTGTTGCAACCTCGGGCCCACCCAAAACTTTCAGCTGATCAAGGTGGCGACAGTGTTGACTCTGATATTGACTTGGATGATGTGTCAGACTCTGatcaagaagaagaggaggagtaTGATCAGCTTCCACCATTTAAGCCTCTGAAGAAATCTCAGATGGCAAAACTTAGCAGTGATCAGAAGAAGGCGTACTTTGAAGAGTATGATTACCGAGTAAAACTTCTACAGAGGAAGCAGTGGAGAGAGGAGCTTAAAAGAATGAGGGAGGCGAAGAAGGGCGGGAAGGATGGTGTAAGTGAGAATCCAGAAGAATATGATGGTGAAAATGGAGCTCCAGCAGCTGTTCCAGTTCCCTTGCCTGACATGACTTTACCTCCATCTTTTGATAGTGATAATCCCGCTTATCGTTATAGATTCTTGGAGCCAACCTCACAGTTCTTGGCTAGGCCGGTTTTGGATCCCCATGGGTGGGACCATGACTGTGGCTATGAGGGAGTCAATGTTGAGCACACGATGGGTATTGCGGAACGTTTCCCTGCATCATTTACAGTGCAGGTGAATAAAGACAAGAAAGACTTCAACGTCCATCTGGATTCTGCAGTTTCGGCCAAACATGGCGAAAATGGTTCTAGCTTAGTGGGTTTTGATGTTCAAACTATCGGCAAGCAATATGCATACATTGTGAGAGGGGAAAGCAAGTTCAAAAACTTGAAGAAGAACAAGACAGCTGCTGGAGTTACAGTCACATTTTTAGGAGAAAATGTGGCGACAGGGGTAAAAGTCGAAGATCAGATAATGGTGGGCAAGAGACTGGTTTTGGTGGGTAGCACTGGAACTGTCAGATCTCAGAAAGACGCCGCATATGGGGCTAATCTGGAAGTACGTCTCAGAGAAGCAGATTATCCAATAGGGCAGGAACAGTCCTCTTTTACTCTATCTTTAATGAAATGGAGAGGTGACCTCGCAGTGGGGGCCAACCTTCAGTCTCAGATCTCAGTTGGACGCAATTCTAAGATGGCAGTTCGAGCTGCATTGAATAACAAGATGAGTGGACAGGTTACAGTGCGTACAAGCAGTTCTGATCATCTCTCGCTTGCTCTCGCTGGTCTCATGCCAATTGCTGTAGCCATCTACCGGAAGATCAGGCCTGCCGATGTCAGTGAGAACTACTCTATTTACTAGATTTGCGTTTGTCTTGAGTTCTTTGCATTTGCTTATAGAAGCCGACCAAATTGTGATGGATAATTTTGTTACTATGAGCCGTCTTTGTTAGTTTTTCCAATAAGGCTCTGTTCTTTCTTGCTTTTTCGCAATTTCTATTttacttttcttttgttttctg
It includes:
- the LOC141591791 gene encoding translocase of chloroplast 159, chloroplastic-like translates to MDPETNSPISQQSSDEEKGEKMVGIAQNDVLGSGSVMGSESKTGEKDVDDDENEVGSGEVKGLDGVEKDVPRVRVSGGEEEEEEGGEEWGDPLERLETDTPKGEEGVEEDTGVESFEEVDNSVELVDELDEDAVVDSINVNAVEAVRSGVAVVGVDDKKESEVEPVGDGSIGEKSFEVEPVESTNEDDSVKDSKVEVEKASVVEESAPVDSGVTEATSAKYTDEGDAVVDSIKVDAAEAVRSSIAVVGEVEEGKSSVVENVTPAVEDSVTEKSAMEDSAAIENGEAKSVAESEAVRSGVAVVGESEVDNTEHETKEVEAPVVKNVTLANDSAPLADPITSEVVDRSGDKLEGAQTNDAEAPQSVVEDVTLANEFTSSADTISSEVIEKPAADLEEAQTNDVEAPRAVEIAELLSTEKTKSETDIVSKEQEPSDDEKASSVNGEGEKPSQRSYASVLVDGPDSTASDENLLDQTRMEAENEIHNTQEKDDDEGSATDEEDGLVYFGNGSSSRKDIEELETHDSSEMIDGQVVTDTDEGDSDEEGEGNELFDSAALAALLKAATGAGTDPGTITVRSQDGSRLFSLERPVGLEPSLRSARPTTGSTNSGFFNPTNFAPPPEENLSEEDKKKLQNLQQLKVKFLRLVQRVGFTAEHSLAAQVLYKLAVFAGRPVSPAYSLDNAKQTAAQLEAEGKELDFSLNILVLGKSGVGKSAIINSILGEEKVKVNAFETETTSVNAVYGDVDGVKIRFIDAPGLRSSAVEQGYNRKVLASVKKLTNKYPPDVMFYVDRLDSQTRDLNDLPLLKTITNSLGASIWRNAIITLTHASSAPPDGQSGTLSYEVLVAQRSHIVQQLIGQAVGEMRLMNLNMTNPVSLVENHSACRKNREGQKILPNGQAWRPQLLLLCYSVKIFSEANASSKTQDAFDPRKLFGFRSRSPPLPYLLSSLLQPRAHPKLSADQGGDSVDSDIDLDDVSDSDQEEEEEYDQLPPFKPLKKSQMAKLSSDQKKAYFEEYDYRVKLLQRKQWREELKRMREAKKGGKDGVSENPEEYDGENGAPAAVPVPLPDMTLPPSFDSDNPAYRYRFLEPTSQFLARPVLDPHGWDHDCGYEGVNVEHTMGIAERFPASFTVQVNKDKKDFNVHLDSAVSAKHGENGSSLVGFDVQTIGKQYAYIVRGESKFKNLKKNKTAAGVTVTFLGENVATGVKVEDQIMVGKRLVLVGSTGTVRSQKDAAYGANLEVRLREADYPIGQEQSSFTLSLMKWRGDLAVGANLQSQISVGRNSKMAVRAALNNKMSGQVTVRTSSSDHLSLALAGLMPIAVAIYRKIRPADVSENYSIY